cctctctctctctccctctctctctctcactccgtctctctctctcgctccttctggGAGACATTGAAGGCTGACAGTTGATTTAATGATTGATTAACAAAGCTACATTTGTATGttgttcccttcctccctctcccccacacctcttctccatctccctccctcccttcctccctctcccccacacctcttctccctctccctccctccctctccctccattcctccctctccctcccttcctccctctcccccacacctcttctccatctccctccctccttcctccctctccccacacctcttctccatctccctctccccacacctcttctccctctccctccctccctctccctcccttcctccctctcccccacacctcttctccatctccagtTTGATGTCTATCCCTTGTTTCTCCAGTAGTTCTCGCTGAGCGTAGGTCCAGTCCTCTGGCTCCCCCTGGAGGCCTGTGTTGGCAGTGCATTCGGTCTCCTGGTGGCTGGgactggtactgctcctctctctctgttctctctccagacGGGCCTGTTCTGGGTGGGTGAACCGGAACACATGGTTCTTCCCCATCACTATACGGTTACCtggggggaggggaaggagaagagaggaagagtggaggtggaggaggaagaggaggagggaagagggtcAGAAAATAGAAGACATATTGAACATGACAAAAAATGGTCAGGAAGACTTTCATGTGGACAGGATGTTAGGTAGAAAGCTAGACTGACCGTTTCAGCAAAAGGATTATTTG
This Oncorhynchus gorbuscha isolate QuinsamMale2020 ecotype Even-year unplaced genomic scaffold, OgorEven_v1.0 Un_scaffold_12612, whole genome shotgun sequence DNA region includes the following protein-coding sequences:
- the LOC124030557 gene encoding kinesin-like protein KIF1C, with the translated sequence NRIVMGKNHVFRFTHPEQARLEREQRERSSTSPSHQETECTANTGLQGEPEDWTYAQRELLEKQGIDIKLEMEKRLQDMEIQQSGGRRR